GGTGCTGGCATCAATGTGGGGTGAGGCATGTAGGCTGGAGTTGCAGTCAGAATCTTCACCTGCTGCTCTAATGTCTCCTTCTCTACTTTCAGCTTCTGCTTCTCATCACGAAGCTCGTCCTTCTCTGCCTGAAATTGGAAGAAAGTAAGACATTAGCCATGAGATATCATCATTTCAAACATGAGTAATAACTAGTTGGGCGTTCTCCAAAACATGGAGCATAGATCATAGCAGGATAGGACACTTATGTTCCCTACAGTTCCACTTCCACATCTTACAAAAGCTGGAAATCATGTGAACAATACATGCATTGTGCTCCACACTACTATGCAGCATCATCATATGATTAGCTAATTTATGTGTTGCCGTATTGGCAAACAATAGCCCAACGCAAGCATGAGAAGTCCTATTAAACAGCTAAATGTGACAAATAAAAGAATTTTAGCTTTAAGCCAAATGATAGATTGCTCGCAACATCCCAACCAAGTTGTATTCTAGGTCACTCAAAATGTGTTCCCAAATTTCCCATCTTAGCTAAAATGAAATGTATCAGCCGCAAGCTAAAAATTGTTAAGAAGCACTCCAATCACAAGCTTTTGGATAACAGAAGGTTGGAATATGGATGTAAGTTAGGTTGCATCACCTTCAGTTCTTTAATCTTATCTTCAAGACTCTCGTTAGTATCCTTTAGCTGCTTCGCTTCAGCACGAAGTTGAATTACCATGTGAGTGGCATCACTTAGGATAGCAGCTTTGTCAGATTTTACTGGCTTCCCAGGCTCCAAAGTAGTCCCCAATTCAAGAAACCTAGGAAGCATAAGTAACGTTACAAAATCAGGGTCAGTCTTTCTTCCGAACTCTAGAATTAGAAAAACTAGGAAGTATGATGTACCTATCATTCATCTTATCTCTTCTGATCTTTTCCCTGGAAGCTTTTGATGTTGGCCTACCACAAGACCCTGACCTTACACTGCAACTTGCAATAGAATCACCATTTAAAGAACTGACTTTTGAACACAATAAACTATTATAAGAACAAGCATGCTTTAGCGCAAAGTGAAAAAGCAGCCTGACCGTTTATTACTGCCAGGTTCCTTGAGGACATAAGAGGTGGTGTTCACATAGCTGCTTACTTCCACACtgtaaaaacaataaaaaggaCATGAGAACCATAGCGCAATAGGAAATCTAGCCTACAAATGCTGGAAATTTAAGAAAATCTCAAAAAATGGCACAATAAGATACCAAAAACCATTTAAACTCCTCGTAGCTACTTGCTTGAGCACAACCTGTTAAATTTCCCGCAATCAATTAGTGAATCTTTAAGTTGTTCAACGTAGACATACTGGTCAGAAACTAAAGGCCACATGACTAAAATCCGCACCGCTTACAATTTATTCAGGATAGCCAGTTAATCGTAGAATTGAAGTGCTATCACGACACAAGAAAAGATAAATTGATGCCATATACACTAGAAATAACCACATCTAGATTACCAATCCTGGCATGTGTTGTACATCTTGCATCAAAAACAAAAAGCATCCGCCAAACTCGATGACCAGGTTAGCCgcagcataattttttttactgtgcgTACTAATTGCCTTATCTACAAAAGAAATAATAACCAATATAGATGAACAGATCCCACAAACAGACCAATATAGGTTCTAAGATGCATCCGCCTTTACATActataataattataataataataatattatgttcccctcctctccacaaaaccaggaataATAATCTCACTAATCCCACACAAATCCAATCGCTCCACTCGCTCAACCCGATTCCACACAAATCCAATCGCCCCACTCGCTCAACCCGATTCGCTGGACGAACTAGAGAAATCTACGCGTGCATCGGGGAGGGGGATGCGTCCCACGGGAGAGGACGGTTAAATTACCTCGGGTTGGAGCAGGACGGGGATGCGTCCCACGGGAAGGCCCCGCACGCGGCCGCCGGGAGGTCCTCGAGGATGCCGCAGTCGAGGAACCAGTCGTCcccgctccctccgccgcctccgccgccgccgccgccgccgccgtccgccggggTACCGgacatcgccgccgcgctctcctcctcctcctctcgtggTGGTGGCGATGTTTTCGCGGATTctgacgacgacgagcttcgCTTCGCCTCGCCTCGCGATTGGAGAATTTTGGGTGGAGATTAGGAGGGTGGGTGGgtggatgacaggtggggcccaccgccgCGCTTGCGTGGGTGGATTCgcgtctcctcccctcccttttgTTTTTGCGAGTGGATGGGGGAGGAGTAGGTGGGCGTGTGGGGGCGGGCTTGCGCTTACGTGGCGCCACGTGATTGGTCCAGATCCGGATGGCAGACATCCCCTGGTTCGCTGGCTACATGTTGCTgtaaaaaaacctcaaaaaaatatatacgaaCATGTTGTAGTAGAATTAGTGACTGTTTGGTAATGTTTGTCCATTGCTTTGAGAGAATCCCATTTCAAAATGTGGTGTTTGAATTGGTATTGATGTTATGAAATCGAAATTACAAAAATTAGTAAAACGAATTTATTATGAATGTGGCATGGCGTGGCATTAATCGAAATTATATAGAAATCGGAGGAAACATTTGATATTAGGTGGGTTGATTAAAGACTATAAtacttattttctttaaaaaaaatatagtgatgCCTCCATGAGTAGTGTGATTTATTGATGTTTACAGCCAGTAATGATAAGGAGTAATATATGTTTGTTTAACTCAAGTGTCATAATCGACATggaattatttatttagttatgTGCCAATTGCACTTTGGGGGCTAGTAGCAAACATGAATTAATCCAGTATATTAGCCTTCGTTTTCACTCAGGATGTTTTCTAAATTGGGACGTACAAACTAGCAGCCCATGGTATGTCGTACCTGTAAAATTTTCACATTCTACCAATGTATCCGAGAGATGGAAACACTACATATCCACCAGGTTTCCTTGCCCATACTCACACCCATCGCGCACAGTGTGCGGGTAACGGGTAACGGGTAACGGGTACATAATGGATACCTATATAATTGACTTGTAGCATTTATGGTTTTGTACTGTAATTAGTCATATTAGACATATAAACCATCATTATTTTCTCTAGCAACAATGCTATTAACATTAATGTTCAAAGACGAGTAAAAAAATTCTACACATAACATAATCAAGAAATCAAATACTGGACTAGAACAAATGCTTAAGAGGTGAAATGAGTTTTATGTTACTCATAGTTTTAGGTTTAATCTATGGATTTTTTTCGCCCACGGGCTGGTGATACGGGTGAG
The Oryza glaberrima chromosome 8, OglaRS2, whole genome shotgun sequence DNA segment above includes these coding regions:
- the LOC127782835 gene encoding transcription factor ILR3-like, translating into MSGTPADGGGGGGGGGGGGSGDDWFLDCGILEDLPAAACGAFPWDASPSCSNPSVEVSSYVNTTSYVLKEPGSNKRVRSGSCGRPTSKASREKIRRDKMNDRFLELGTTLEPGKPVKSDKAAILSDATHMVIQLRAEAKQLKDTNESLEDKIKELKAEKDELRDEKQKLKVEKETLEQQVKILTATPAYMPHPTLMPAPYPQAPLAPFHHAQGQAAGQKLMMPFVGYPGYPMWQFMPPSEVDTSKDSEACPPVA